A single region of the Nicotiana sylvestris chromosome 6, ASM39365v2, whole genome shotgun sequence genome encodes:
- the LOC104228602 gene encoding DEAD-box ATP-dependent RNA helicase 35 isoform X1 — MADHLNMEMEEEDDYVEYIPVAKRRAIEAQKILQRKGKSEAFEEEEEKMKLVEAKPSLLVKASQLKKEQPEISHAEQVFQQEKEMIEHLSDKKTLMSVRELAKGITYTEPLRTGWKPPLAIRRNSKKACDAIRKQWHIIVEGDDVTPPIKNFKDMRFPEPILKKLRAKGIVQPTPIQVQGLPVILSGRDMIGIAFTGSGKTLVFVLPLIMVALQEEIMMPIAPGEGPFGLIICPSRELARQTYEVIEEFIEPLRESGYPELRPLLCIGGVDMKSQVDVVKRGVHIVVATPGRLKDLLAKKKMNLDNCRYLTLDEADRLVDLGFEDDIREVFDHFKAQRQTLLFSATMPTKIQNFARNALVKPVIVNVGRAGAANLDVIQEVEYVKQEAKIVYLLECLQKTPPPVLVFCENKADVDDIHEYLLLKGVEAVAVHGGKDQEEREYAIAAFKACKKDVLVATDVASKGLDFPDIQHVINYDMPAEIENYVHRIGRTGRCGKTGIATTFINKNQSETTLLDLKHLLQEAKQRIPPVLAELNDPMEDVEEITNASGVKGCAYCGGLGHRIRDCPKLDHQRSQQIANSRRDYFGSGGYRGEI; from the exons ATGGCAGACCACTTAAATATG GAGATGGAAGAGGAAGATGATTATGTTGAGTATATACCAGTTGCGAAGCGCAGGGCAATTGAGGCGCAAAAGATCCTTCAGCGCAAAGGGAAATCTGAAGCATTTGAAGAGGAAGAGGAGAAAATGAAGCTTGTTGAGGCTAAGCCGAGTTTGCTTGTGAAGGCATCTCAGCTCAAGAAAGAGCAACCAGAGATAAGTCATGCCGAACAAGTGTTTCAGCAGGAGAAGGAGATGATTGAGCATTTATCTGATAAGAAGACATTGATGTCCGTTAGGGAACTAGCCAAGGGCATTACTTATACGGAGCCTTTGCGCACAGGGTGGAAGCCACCATTAGCCATTAGGCGGAATTCAAAGAAAGCTTGTGATGCCATTCGTAAACAGTGGCATATCATCGTAGAGGGGGATGATGTTACCCCACCAATCAAGAACTTCAAGGACATGAGGTTCCCGGAACCAATTCTGAAGAAACTCAGAGCAAAGGGGATTGTTCAGCCAACACCGATCCAAGTACAGGGGCTTCCAGTTATTTTATCAGGCCGGGATATGATAGGCATAGCTTTCACAGGATCGGGTAAGACATTAGTTTTTGTGTTGCCACTTATCATGGTTGCGTTGCAAGAAGAAATTATGATGCCAATTGCCCCTGGGGAAGGACCTTTTGGCTTGATTATTTGTCCATCTAGAGAGCTTGCTAGACAGACATATGAAGTTATAGAAGAGTTTATAGAACCTCTGAGGGAGAGTGGTTATCCTGAGTTGAGGCCTTTGCTATGTATTGGTGGAGTTGATATGAAGTCTCAAGTTGATGTTGTGAAGAGGGGAGTTCATATAGTTGTTGCTACACCTGGAAGACTGAAAGATCTGCTAGCGAAAAAGAAAATGAACCTTGACAATTGCAG ATACTTGACGCTAGATGAGGCAGACAGATTAGTAGATCTTGGTTTTGAAGATGATATTAGGGAGGTGTTTGATCATTTCAAAGCTCAAAGACAAACTCTTCTATTTTCTGCTACAATGCCCACAAAGATTCAAAACTTTGCTAGAAATGCACTAGTTAAACCAGTAATCGTGAATGTGGGCAGGGCTGGAGCAGCCAATCTTGATGTGATTCAGGAAGTGGAGTATGTGAAGCAGGAGGCCAAGATTGTTTACCTTCTTGAATGCTTGCAAAAAACACCGCCTCCTGTTTTGGTTTTCTGTGAGAATAAGGCTGATGTGGATGATATCCATGAGTATttgctcttaaaaggagttgaagctGTGGCTGTTCATGGAGGCAAGGATCAAGAAGAGAGAGAATACGCAATTGCAGCATTCAAAGCATGCAAGAAAGATGTCTTAGTTGCCACTGATGTTGCCTCAAAGGGGCTTGATTTTCCTGATATTCAGCATGTGATTAACTACGACATGCCTGCCGAAATTGAAAACTACGTGCACAGGATTGGACGAACAGGACGATGTGGAAAAACAGGAATCGCCACCACCTTTATCAACAAGAACCAGAGCGAGACAACTCTGCTTGATCTAAAACACTTGTTGCAAGAGGCAAAGCAGAGGATCCCTCCAGTCCTGGCAGAGCTCAATGATCCCATGGAAGACGTAGAAGAAATCACAAATGCAAGTGGAGTAAAGGGTTGTGCATACTGTGGTGGGCTGGGTCATCGTATCCGTGACTGTCCAAAGCTAGACCACCAAAGAAGCCAGCAAATTGCAAATTCAAGGAGGGACTACTTTGGGTCTGGAGGTTATCGTGGAGAAATTTGA
- the LOC104228602 gene encoding DEAD-box ATP-dependent RNA helicase 35 isoform X2, which yields MEEEDDYVEYIPVAKRRAIEAQKILQRKGKSEAFEEEEEKMKLVEAKPSLLVKASQLKKEQPEISHAEQVFQQEKEMIEHLSDKKTLMSVRELAKGITYTEPLRTGWKPPLAIRRNSKKACDAIRKQWHIIVEGDDVTPPIKNFKDMRFPEPILKKLRAKGIVQPTPIQVQGLPVILSGRDMIGIAFTGSGKTLVFVLPLIMVALQEEIMMPIAPGEGPFGLIICPSRELARQTYEVIEEFIEPLRESGYPELRPLLCIGGVDMKSQVDVVKRGVHIVVATPGRLKDLLAKKKMNLDNCRYLTLDEADRLVDLGFEDDIREVFDHFKAQRQTLLFSATMPTKIQNFARNALVKPVIVNVGRAGAANLDVIQEVEYVKQEAKIVYLLECLQKTPPPVLVFCENKADVDDIHEYLLLKGVEAVAVHGGKDQEEREYAIAAFKACKKDVLVATDVASKGLDFPDIQHVINYDMPAEIENYVHRIGRTGRCGKTGIATTFINKNQSETTLLDLKHLLQEAKQRIPPVLAELNDPMEDVEEITNASGVKGCAYCGGLGHRIRDCPKLDHQRSQQIANSRRDYFGSGGYRGEI from the exons ATGGAAGAGGAAGATGATTATGTTGAGTATATACCAGTTGCGAAGCGCAGGGCAATTGAGGCGCAAAAGATCCTTCAGCGCAAAGGGAAATCTGAAGCATTTGAAGAGGAAGAGGAGAAAATGAAGCTTGTTGAGGCTAAGCCGAGTTTGCTTGTGAAGGCATCTCAGCTCAAGAAAGAGCAACCAGAGATAAGTCATGCCGAACAAGTGTTTCAGCAGGAGAAGGAGATGATTGAGCATTTATCTGATAAGAAGACATTGATGTCCGTTAGGGAACTAGCCAAGGGCATTACTTATACGGAGCCTTTGCGCACAGGGTGGAAGCCACCATTAGCCATTAGGCGGAATTCAAAGAAAGCTTGTGATGCCATTCGTAAACAGTGGCATATCATCGTAGAGGGGGATGATGTTACCCCACCAATCAAGAACTTCAAGGACATGAGGTTCCCGGAACCAATTCTGAAGAAACTCAGAGCAAAGGGGATTGTTCAGCCAACACCGATCCAAGTACAGGGGCTTCCAGTTATTTTATCAGGCCGGGATATGATAGGCATAGCTTTCACAGGATCGGGTAAGACATTAGTTTTTGTGTTGCCACTTATCATGGTTGCGTTGCAAGAAGAAATTATGATGCCAATTGCCCCTGGGGAAGGACCTTTTGGCTTGATTATTTGTCCATCTAGAGAGCTTGCTAGACAGACATATGAAGTTATAGAAGAGTTTATAGAACCTCTGAGGGAGAGTGGTTATCCTGAGTTGAGGCCTTTGCTATGTATTGGTGGAGTTGATATGAAGTCTCAAGTTGATGTTGTGAAGAGGGGAGTTCATATAGTTGTTGCTACACCTGGAAGACTGAAAGATCTGCTAGCGAAAAAGAAAATGAACCTTGACAATTGCAG ATACTTGACGCTAGATGAGGCAGACAGATTAGTAGATCTTGGTTTTGAAGATGATATTAGGGAGGTGTTTGATCATTTCAAAGCTCAAAGACAAACTCTTCTATTTTCTGCTACAATGCCCACAAAGATTCAAAACTTTGCTAGAAATGCACTAGTTAAACCAGTAATCGTGAATGTGGGCAGGGCTGGAGCAGCCAATCTTGATGTGATTCAGGAAGTGGAGTATGTGAAGCAGGAGGCCAAGATTGTTTACCTTCTTGAATGCTTGCAAAAAACACCGCCTCCTGTTTTGGTTTTCTGTGAGAATAAGGCTGATGTGGATGATATCCATGAGTATttgctcttaaaaggagttgaagctGTGGCTGTTCATGGAGGCAAGGATCAAGAAGAGAGAGAATACGCAATTGCAGCATTCAAAGCATGCAAGAAAGATGTCTTAGTTGCCACTGATGTTGCCTCAAAGGGGCTTGATTTTCCTGATATTCAGCATGTGATTAACTACGACATGCCTGCCGAAATTGAAAACTACGTGCACAGGATTGGACGAACAGGACGATGTGGAAAAACAGGAATCGCCACCACCTTTATCAACAAGAACCAGAGCGAGACAACTCTGCTTGATCTAAAACACTTGTTGCAAGAGGCAAAGCAGAGGATCCCTCCAGTCCTGGCAGAGCTCAATGATCCCATGGAAGACGTAGAAGAAATCACAAATGCAAGTGGAGTAAAGGGTTGTGCATACTGTGGTGGGCTGGGTCATCGTATCCGTGACTGTCCAAAGCTAGACCACCAAAGAAGCCAGCAAATTGCAAATTCAAGGAGGGACTACTTTGGGTCTGGAGGTTATCGTGGAGAAATTTGA